One segment of Amycolatopsis alba DSM 44262 DNA contains the following:
- a CDS encoding FAD-binding protein, with translation MSDEILPAIAGEVLTDDADLDGAGKDWGDLVHARPRLVVRPASVTDVAVVLRFAVARGIPVAARGAGHSPYGQGQASGGIVLDMTSLPPRRTVTGDLVSVDAGARWRDVLDATLPHGLTPPALTDYLDVTVGGTLVIGGVGGAAHHHGMQTDTVAELEVVTGTGDVITCSRDDNRKLFDAMRGGLGQCGVITRATLRLTPAPARARRWKLFYDSLPAFLADQREVVRDGRFDYVEGQPLPVDGTWRYMLEAVAYYTPPASPDQEALLSSLSFLDAETLDTTYFDFLNRVADGEALLRAEGSWFHPHPWIDTFLPDSAVEQVVAETLAATGETELGALGLILLYPVRTDRLKTPLFKVPDGELAWLFSLLRTGSPIDPLHNARLIELNVDLHRKVRALGGKTYPSTAIPRSTADWRAHFGSSWPLLAEAKAQYSPTNLLNPGQGLRLVDDGA, from the coding sequence ATGAGCGACGAGATCCTGCCCGCCATCGCGGGAGAGGTGCTGACCGACGACGCGGACCTCGACGGCGCCGGAAAAGACTGGGGAGATCTGGTGCACGCCAGGCCCAGGCTGGTCGTGCGGCCCGCGTCGGTCACCGACGTCGCCGTGGTGCTCCGGTTCGCCGTCGCGCGGGGCATACCGGTGGCCGCACGGGGCGCCGGGCACTCGCCGTACGGTCAAGGCCAGGCCTCCGGCGGGATCGTGCTGGACATGACCTCGCTCCCGCCCCGCCGGACGGTCACGGGTGACCTGGTTTCCGTCGACGCGGGAGCCCGCTGGCGCGACGTCCTCGACGCGACTCTCCCGCACGGCCTGACACCGCCTGCCCTCACCGACTACCTGGACGTGACCGTCGGCGGCACACTGGTGATCGGCGGGGTGGGCGGTGCCGCGCACCACCACGGCATGCAGACCGACACCGTGGCGGAACTGGAAGTGGTCACCGGTACCGGCGACGTGATCACCTGTTCCCGTGACGACAACCGGAAACTGTTCGACGCCATGCGCGGCGGGCTCGGTCAATGCGGGGTGATCACGCGGGCCACCCTGCGGTTGACACCGGCTCCGGCACGGGCACGGCGCTGGAAGCTGTTCTACGACTCCCTGCCCGCGTTCCTGGCGGACCAGCGTGAGGTGGTCCGGGACGGCCGGTTCGACTACGTGGAAGGCCAGCCCCTTCCCGTCGACGGCACCTGGCGGTACATGCTCGAGGCGGTGGCGTACTACACGCCGCCCGCTTCCCCCGACCAGGAAGCGCTCCTGAGCTCCCTGAGCTTCCTCGACGCGGAAACCTTGGACACCACCTACTTCGACTTCCTGAATCGCGTGGCGGACGGCGAGGCACTGCTGCGCGCGGAAGGCAGCTGGTTTCACCCGCATCCGTGGATCGACACCTTCCTCCCGGACAGCGCGGTCGAGCAGGTCGTGGCCGAAACACTCGCCGCCACCGGCGAAACCGAACTGGGGGCCCTGGGGCTGATCCTGCTCTACCCCGTGCGGACCGACCGGCTGAAGACACCGCTGTTCAAGGTGCCCGACGGTGAACTGGCATGGCTCTTCTCCTTGCTGCGCACCGGTTCCCCGATCGATCCGCTGCACAACGCACGGCTGATCGAGCTCAACGTGGACCTCCACCGCAAGGTGCGCGCGCTCGGCGGGAAGACCTATCCGTCGACCGCGATACCGAGATCCACCGCGGATTGGCGTGCACACTTCGGCTCGTCCTGGCCCCTCCTCGCCGAGGCCAAGGCGCAGTACTCGCCGACGAACCTGCTCAACCCAGGGCAGGGCTTGCGGCTCGTCGACGACGGCGCGTAG
- a CDS encoding SDR family NAD(P)-dependent oxidoreductase — protein MSGVVVLGGAGGIGSAVVRALSAEGRRVAVVDIAPPPADRTGVPWIRGDATDPAVIGAAFDALGSVTGLVHCLLSEHRAPFAEQTTDALRRVLDVGAVSALEPLQQLVARAGGRPCAAVLVSSIHAGLAWGGQAPYAMAKAALEALGRAAAVELGPRGLRCNVVRPGFVMVPRNEHRWRDAATRDALTGVQPLGELAQPDDIARVIAFLLGDQARLVSGETVTVDGAMTAALPEPTG, from the coding sequence ATGAGCGGAGTGGTGGTGCTCGGCGGCGCGGGCGGTATCGGCTCGGCGGTGGTGCGCGCGCTGTCGGCGGAGGGACGGCGGGTCGCGGTGGTGGACATCGCGCCACCACCGGCCGACCGGACCGGTGTGCCGTGGATCCGCGGCGACGCGACCGATCCCGCCGTGATCGGGGCCGCGTTCGACGCGCTCGGCAGCGTGACCGGGCTGGTGCACTGTCTGCTGAGTGAGCATCGTGCCCCCTTCGCCGAGCAGACCACGGACGCGCTGCGCAGGGTGCTGGACGTCGGCGCGGTGTCCGCGCTGGAGCCGTTGCAGCAGCTGGTGGCCCGTGCCGGGGGAAGGCCGTGCGCCGCGGTGCTGGTCAGTTCGATCCACGCGGGTCTGGCCTGGGGAGGGCAGGCGCCGTACGCGATGGCCAAGGCCGCGCTGGAGGCTCTCGGCCGCGCGGCCGCGGTGGAACTGGGACCGCGCGGGCTCCGGTGCAACGTCGTCCGGCCAGGGTTCGTCATGGTGCCGCGTAACGAGCATCGCTGGCGGGACGCGGCCACTCGCGACGCGCTGACCGGGGTGCAGCCGCTCGGCGAGCTCGCTCAGCCGGACGACATCGCGCGCGTGATCGCGTTCCTGCTCGGTGATCAGGCGCGTCTCGTCTCCGGTGAGACCGTCACCGTGGACGGCGCGATGACCGCCGCCCTGCCCGAACCGACCGGTTAG
- a CDS encoding ROK family transcriptional regulator: MNDSGFSGTRPRQARQANTAAVLQLLAQRGPLARGDIAKELSLNHGSVSRIIEPLLSSGIVRELAERSTRLGRPRVPVELDRSARYAVGVHLGLELTTVGLTDLAGRGIGTRAENRDPADSAATLRRAAELAAEMAGSAPGPVLGIGVTVGGEVNRADGRVVRNDVLGWADVQVADRLRARTGLEVVVDANVPALLGAELTFGAGPSRHSVLYLFIGNVAETGFLGRPTTSPDSVIQGNFGRILVPDLTGGGHARFGECGTDVALLAAARSAGLAVTSLTDLIRLADTDPVAIGLLEARSAQVAVVADTVYDLMRPSMIILGGSGAPSERWLDAVRDRVETAPPRSLVVPRSGANPLVTAAAGLVVRAFLTTGITE, translated from the coding sequence ATGAACGACTCGGGCTTCAGCGGAACCCGGCCGCGCCAGGCCAGGCAGGCCAACACCGCCGCCGTGCTTCAGCTGCTGGCACAGCGCGGTCCGCTGGCGCGCGGTGACATCGCGAAGGAGCTGTCGCTCAACCACGGCAGTGTCAGCAGGATCATCGAGCCTTTGCTGTCCTCCGGAATCGTCCGTGAACTCGCCGAGCGGTCCACCCGGCTCGGCAGGCCACGGGTGCCGGTGGAGCTGGACCGGTCCGCCCGGTACGCGGTCGGCGTGCACCTCGGCCTGGAGCTGACCACGGTCGGGCTGACCGATCTGGCCGGTCGCGGCATCGGGACACGAGCCGAGAACCGCGATCCGGCGGACAGTGCCGCCACCTTGCGGCGCGCCGCCGAACTGGCCGCCGAGATGGCGGGCTCCGCGCCGGGCCCGGTGCTGGGCATCGGAGTGACCGTCGGCGGTGAGGTGAACCGGGCGGACGGCCGGGTCGTCCGCAACGACGTCCTGGGCTGGGCCGACGTCCAGGTCGCCGACCGGTTGCGGGCACGGACCGGGCTCGAAGTCGTGGTGGACGCCAACGTTCCCGCGCTGCTGGGCGCCGAGCTCACCTTCGGCGCAGGGCCGAGCCGACACAGCGTGCTGTACCTGTTCATCGGCAACGTCGCGGAGACAGGATTCCTCGGCAGGCCGACGACGAGCCCGGACAGTGTCATCCAGGGCAACTTCGGCCGGATCCTCGTACCCGATCTGACCGGCGGCGGTCACGCGCGCTTCGGTGAGTGCGGGACGGATGTGGCCCTGCTCGCCGCCGCTCGATCCGCCGGGCTCGCGGTGACCTCGCTGACGGACCTGATCCGGCTCGCGGACACGGATCCGGTCGCGATCGGGCTCCTCGAAGCGCGCAGTGCCCAGGTGGCCGTGGTGGCCGACACGGTGTACGACCTGATGCGCCCGAGCATGATCATCCTCGGCGGGAGCGGTGCGCCCTCGGAGCGATGGCTCGACGCGGTGCGCGACCGCGTCGAGACGGCTCCGCCGCGGTCGCTGGTCGTCCCGCGTTCCGGTGCGAATCCCCTCGTCACCGCGGCGGCGGGACTCGTCGTACGCGCCTTCCTCACCACCGGAATCACCGAATGA
- a CDS encoding MFS transporter, which produces MVSGIASAPSMSPRRARFVRNWTGRLVAFGEFIDGYDLLVIGAAVLFLKPSFHLTASEVGLVTAAAFVGTALGLVVFGDLSDRFGRRLIFMINLVVFVVASLAAAFVHDVWQLVAARFVLGVAVGMDIPTSHAFLAEIAPKTRRGRIAGSLPNMMWLSGAITSVLLALALRPLFGDETWRWLFGLAALPAAAVLVARQFLPESPRWLSARGRVEEARRIYDALGLEPPEREVVEKRSYRMLLAGGAWRRLATVTAFFAIQAFGGAVATVAGPLIISSTGIGVSDTLYFSLLGFVVGLIAVVAGAAIIDRVNRRWLGVWTCLGVFAAGLGIAFTGERAGVGLVAFWVVYAMLTWFGPGVLSWVWSTEAFPTSLRGLGSGIAQCVTRLAIALNVFLAPMLAQKHGITVVAWYACAFLVSAVIVLVSPWLATTGAELEETNGVESGKPA; this is translated from the coding sequence ATGGTGTCGGGCATTGCGAGCGCTCCGTCGATGTCACCGCGGCGGGCGCGGTTCGTGCGGAACTGGACCGGCAGGCTGGTCGCGTTCGGCGAGTTCATCGACGGCTACGACCTGCTCGTCATCGGCGCCGCCGTCCTGTTCCTCAAGCCGTCGTTCCACCTCACCGCGTCCGAGGTCGGGCTCGTGACCGCGGCGGCGTTCGTGGGCACGGCGCTCGGCCTGGTGGTTTTCGGTGATCTGTCCGACCGGTTCGGCCGCAGGCTGATCTTCATGATCAACCTGGTGGTCTTCGTGGTGGCGTCCCTGGCCGCCGCGTTCGTCCATGACGTGTGGCAGCTGGTCGCGGCCAGATTCGTGCTCGGGGTCGCGGTGGGCATGGACATCCCGACTTCGCACGCGTTCCTCGCCGAGATCGCGCCCAAAACCCGCCGAGGCCGGATCGCTGGCAGCTTGCCCAACATGATGTGGCTCAGTGGTGCCATCACGTCGGTGCTGCTCGCGCTGGCGCTGCGGCCGTTGTTCGGCGACGAGACGTGGCGGTGGCTGTTCGGCCTGGCCGCGCTGCCCGCGGCCGCCGTGCTGGTGGCGCGGCAGTTCCTGCCGGAGTCGCCCCGATGGCTGAGCGCGCGCGGCCGGGTGGAGGAGGCGCGGCGGATCTACGACGCGCTCGGGTTGGAACCGCCGGAACGCGAGGTCGTGGAGAAGCGGAGCTACCGGATGCTGCTGGCAGGCGGTGCGTGGCGGCGGCTGGCGACGGTCACGGCGTTCTTCGCGATCCAGGCGTTCGGCGGCGCGGTGGCGACGGTCGCGGGACCGCTGATCATCAGCAGTACCGGCATCGGCGTCTCCGACACCCTGTATTTCTCCCTGCTGGGTTTCGTGGTGGGGCTGATCGCCGTCGTGGCGGGCGCCGCGATCATCGACCGCGTCAACCGGCGCTGGCTGGGCGTGTGGACCTGTCTGGGCGTGTTCGCCGCAGGGCTGGGCATCGCGTTCACCGGCGAGCGGGCAGGCGTCGGACTGGTGGCCTTCTGGGTCGTGTACGCCATGCTGACCTGGTTCGGCCCCGGCGTGCTGTCCTGGGTGTGGAGCACCGAGGCGTTCCCCACTTCGCTGCGGGGCCTGGGATCCGGGATCGCCCAGTGCGTGACCCGGCTCGCGATCGCGCTCAACGTGTTCCTGGCGCCCATGCTGGCGCAGAAGCACGGCATCACCGTCGTCGCGTGGTACGCCTGCGCGTTCCTGGTCAGCGCGGTGATCGTGCTGGTGTCGCCGTGGCTGGCCACCACCGGTGCCGAACTCGAGGAAACCAACGGTGTCGAGTCCGGGAAGCCCGCGTGA
- a CDS encoding HAD family acid phosphatase gives MNSRGTRVLAAAALACAVFGFVTPQASASSVPSYQTWLSDVHTAMQGGTAYLDQRIAKGGTKLAVVTDIDNTALETYYHAGKPTEDVLAFIKHAKSKGVSVLVASYRSSASSAKEALTDAGYPVDRVCVRKSSESHATDTKQRCRKEYAAAGYTIIANVGNRPGDFTGGNYEKGFKLPDYNEQLS, from the coding sequence GTGAACAGCAGAGGCACCCGCGTCCTGGCCGCCGCCGCCCTCGCCTGCGCGGTGTTCGGTTTCGTGACTCCGCAGGCTTCCGCGAGCTCGGTACCGAGCTACCAGACCTGGCTGTCCGATGTGCACACGGCGATGCAGGGCGGCACGGCGTACCTCGACCAGCGGATCGCCAAGGGCGGCACGAAACTGGCCGTCGTCACCGACATCGACAACACCGCGCTCGAGACCTACTACCACGCCGGCAAGCCGACCGAGGACGTGCTGGCGTTCATCAAGCACGCCAAGTCGAAGGGTGTCTCGGTGCTGGTGGCCAGTTACCGCAGCAGCGCGAGCAGCGCGAAGGAAGCGCTCACCGACGCCGGCTACCCGGTGGACCGCGTCTGCGTGCGCAAGAGCTCGGAGTCGCACGCGACCGACACGAAACAGCGCTGCCGCAAGGAGTACGCCGCCGCCGGGTACACCATCATCGCCAACGTCGGGAACCGTCCCGGTGACTTCACCGGCGGCAACTACGAAAAGGGCTTCAAGCTGCCCGATTACAACGAGCAGCTCTCCTAG
- a CDS encoding ABC transporter ATP-binding protein, which produces MKIQIQDVSVLIDDLPILGDVNVAVETGTVTGLIGPNGSGKSTLLRCVYRALKPVRGSVHIGEADVWRGTAREAGRRTAVVVQDHDLDNGFSVEETVLMGRTPHKGILERDNAGDRDIVLDALDRVGMAWAARRVFTRLSGGERQRVLVARALAQKTPVLLLDEPTNHLDIGAQLGLLDLVRELGLTTVVALHDLDHATTYCDHLVLLQAGRVLSAGLPADVLEPDRVAAVFGVRSAIVPHPITGRPHFVTAATAT; this is translated from the coding sequence GTGAAGATCCAGATCCAGGACGTGTCCGTGCTGATCGACGACCTCCCGATCCTCGGCGACGTGAACGTGGCCGTCGAAACCGGGACCGTCACCGGGCTCATCGGCCCCAACGGTTCCGGGAAGAGCACCTTGCTGCGGTGCGTGTACCGCGCCTTGAAACCGGTGCGCGGGTCCGTCCACATCGGAGAGGCCGACGTCTGGCGTGGCACCGCGCGTGAAGCGGGGCGGCGCACGGCCGTCGTCGTCCAGGACCACGATCTCGACAACGGTTTCTCGGTCGAGGAGACCGTCCTGATGGGACGGACACCGCACAAGGGCATCCTGGAAAGGGACAACGCGGGCGATCGCGACATCGTGCTCGACGCGCTCGACCGGGTGGGGATGGCCTGGGCCGCCCGCCGGGTCTTCACCCGGCTTTCCGGCGGGGAGCGGCAACGGGTCCTCGTGGCGCGGGCGCTCGCGCAGAAGACCCCGGTCCTGCTGCTGGACGAACCGACCAACCATCTCGACATCGGCGCCCAGCTCGGCCTGCTCGATCTCGTCCGCGAGCTCGGCTTGACCACGGTGGTCGCCCTGCACGACCTCGACCACGCCACGACCTACTGCGATCACCTGGTGCTGCTTCAAGCGGGCCGGGTGCTGTCCGCCGGACTCCCCGCGGACGTGCTGGAACCCGATCGCGTGGCCGCGGTGTTCGGGGTGCGCAGCGCGATCGTGCCGCATCCGATCACCGGCCGCCCGCATTTCGTCACCGCGGCCACGGCGACCTAG
- a CDS encoding FecCD family ABC transporter permease, producing MPRIDQRRPHLVQGKGFTILLAGLVVALGLAIAFSVGVGTVDVPVGRVVGVVWAHLTGDTTGLDPLTDQIVWTFRTPRVLLAAVAGAGLSLAGLCLQTLVRNPLADPYTFGVTAGASLGAVVVMTTGIAAAIGVAGGAFVGSSVSLFVVFAMAQRGGRLVGTSLVLAGVAVAYLGMAGTGLLQLLVDPSELRGVMFWLLGSVAGASWADLAIPAAATAVTGLWLMSRGRMMNALATGEDTAAGLGVDVNRLRILLLVAASLLTATVVSVAGGIGFVGLVVPHAVRLVVGPDHRKVIPVSLLGGAVFLVLVDLATRTVNKPNEMPIGIFTAALGAPFFLMLLRGRRRALR from the coding sequence ATGCCACGCATTGATCAGCGGCGCCCGCATCTGGTGCAGGGCAAGGGTTTCACGATTCTGCTGGCCGGGCTGGTCGTCGCGCTGGGACTGGCGATCGCCTTCTCCGTCGGCGTCGGCACCGTCGACGTCCCGGTCGGGCGGGTCGTCGGCGTGGTGTGGGCACACCTCACCGGTGACACGACGGGGCTGGATCCGTTGACCGATCAGATCGTGTGGACGTTCCGTACCCCACGGGTACTGCTCGCGGCGGTGGCGGGCGCCGGCCTGAGCCTGGCGGGTCTGTGCCTGCAGACCCTGGTCCGTAACCCGCTCGCCGACCCTTACACCTTCGGCGTGACAGCCGGCGCGTCGCTGGGCGCCGTCGTGGTGATGACGACCGGGATCGCCGCGGCGATCGGGGTGGCGGGCGGCGCGTTCGTCGGCTCCTCGGTGAGCTTGTTCGTGGTGTTCGCCATGGCGCAGCGCGGCGGCAGGCTCGTCGGCACCAGCCTGGTCCTGGCCGGGGTCGCGGTCGCCTATCTCGGCATGGCGGGCACCGGCCTGCTGCAGTTGCTGGTCGATCCATCGGAACTGCGCGGCGTCATGTTCTGGTTGCTCGGCTCGGTCGCCGGGGCGTCCTGGGCCGATCTCGCGATCCCGGCGGCCGCGACCGCGGTCACCGGGCTGTGGCTGATGAGCCGGGGCCGGATGATGAACGCGCTCGCCACCGGCGAAGACACCGCCGCCGGTCTGGGGGTCGACGTCAACCGCTTGCGGATCCTGTTGCTCGTGGCCGCGTCCCTGCTGACGGCGACCGTGGTGAGCGTCGCGGGCGGGATCGGCTTCGTGGGCTTGGTGGTCCCGCACGCGGTGCGGCTGGTCGTCGGCCCGGACCATCGCAAGGTGATCCCGGTGTCGCTGCTGGGCGGCGCGGTGTTCCTGGTGCTGGTCGACCTCGCCACCCGCACGGTGAACAAGCCGAACGAGATGCCGATCGGCATCTTCACCGCGGCGCTCGGCGCGCCGTTCTTCCTGATGTTGCTGCGTGGCCGGAGGAGAGCGCTGCGGTGA
- a CDS encoding ABC transporter substrate-binding protein, translating into MSFFDGARRAGRLIPRVLVAGALVAVAAACGIGAAPRTDRQAAASALPPATAKPTTYPLTIDNCGRKITFDAPPKRVVLLNGTSVAEVESFVVLGIQDHILANSQSYEVSDDPSFVDRIKAIPKANLKLNENFEVPREQVLALKPDLVISTWAGGFDDKVGSITRDQLDSAGIKSFVTPANCANGDLNARPEDKERYEKQSVESSHELLLSLGEIFDVQQRAADYVNKARADIAAIQNEVAGKERKHVLVVYPGMSMMNDNGLPAVFGGGLSDDIVDRAGGVNPFAGKTNTQLAEINAEALASAQVDVLVVGLFQPGENAEAMAKDLFAKFPYWQASKTKTFTSVSDSFYLGPLNTVAIRKIADATH; encoded by the coding sequence ATGTCCTTCTTTGACGGCGCGCGCCGCGCCGGGCGGCTGATCCCGCGCGTCCTGGTGGCAGGCGCGCTGGTGGCCGTCGCCGCGGCCTGCGGCATCGGTGCCGCCCCGCGTACCGACCGGCAGGCGGCGGCGAGCGCGTTGCCTCCCGCCACGGCGAAACCCACCACGTATCCGCTGACGATCGACAACTGCGGGCGCAAGATCACTTTCGACGCGCCGCCGAAGCGGGTGGTACTGCTCAACGGCACTTCGGTGGCCGAGGTGGAGAGCTTCGTCGTCCTCGGGATCCAGGACCACATCCTGGCCAACAGCCAGTCCTACGAAGTGTCGGACGACCCGTCCTTCGTGGACAGGATCAAGGCGATCCCGAAGGCGAACCTGAAGCTCAACGAGAACTTCGAGGTGCCGCGCGAACAGGTCCTCGCGCTCAAGCCGGATCTGGTGATCTCCACCTGGGCGGGCGGTTTCGACGACAAGGTCGGCTCGATCACCCGCGATCAGCTGGACTCGGCGGGGATCAAGAGTTTCGTCACTCCTGCCAATTGCGCGAACGGTGATCTCAACGCCCGGCCGGAAGACAAGGAACGGTACGAGAAACAGTCCGTGGAGTCGTCGCACGAGCTGCTCTTGAGCCTCGGCGAGATCTTCGACGTCCAGCAGCGCGCCGCCGACTACGTGAACAAGGCCCGCGCCGACATCGCGGCCATCCAGAACGAGGTGGCGGGCAAGGAACGCAAGCACGTCCTGGTCGTCTATCCGGGCATGTCGATGATGAACGACAACGGACTGCCCGCGGTGTTCGGCGGCGGGCTCTCCGACGACATCGTCGACCGTGCGGGCGGGGTGAATCCGTTCGCGGGCAAGACGAACACCCAGCTCGCCGAGATCAACGCCGAAGCCCTCGCCTCGGCTCAGGTCGACGTGCTGGTCGTCGGGTTGTTCCAGCCGGGGGAGAACGCGGAAGCGATGGCCAAGGACCTGTTCGCGAAGTTCCCTTACTGGCAGGCGTCGAAGACCAAGACCTTCACCAGTGTCTCCGACAGTTTCTACCTCGGCCCGCTCAACACGGTCGCGATCCGGAAGATCGCCGATGCCACGCATTGA
- a CDS encoding pyruvate dehydrogenase, with translation MAKPNVAEQFVQVLVQAGVERIYGVVGDSLNPVVDAIRRTPGIEWVHVRNEEAGAFAAAAEAQLTGRLAVCAGSCGPGNTHLVQGLYDAHRTGASVLALASHIPSGQIGTGFFQETHPERLFVDCSGYCEQISGPAQMPRVLRIAMQHALARGEVSVLVLPGDVAQLEATSPTGTGAPVTERGTVVPPESQVTRLAELINEAGTVTVFAGAGVRGAHAEVMELAGTVQAPVGHSLRGKEWIQYDNPYDVGMSGLLGYGACYRAMQDAELLLLLGTDFPYDSFLPQARTVQVDHDATRLGRRTPLELAVHGDVGETLRAVLPLLRRKTDRVFLDRMLRDHCKALENVVDAYTRNVDRHVPIHPEYAADILDELAADDAIFTVDTGMCNVWAARYLTPNGRRRVIGSFLHGTMANALPHAIGAQFAYPGRQVVSMSGDGGLGMLLGELLTVALHDLPVKIVTFNNSSLGMVKLEMLVDGLPDYQTDHRQVDFAAIARGAGLRSERVTDPARLRAALKEALSHDGPALVDVVTDANALSVPPHITAGQLGGFALAASKVVLEGGVGRMIDLARANLRNIPRP, from the coding sequence ATGGCCAAGCCCAACGTCGCCGAGCAGTTCGTCCAGGTCCTGGTGCAGGCCGGGGTGGAGCGGATCTACGGCGTGGTCGGTGACAGCCTGAACCCCGTCGTCGACGCCATCCGCCGGACGCCGGGCATCGAATGGGTGCACGTGCGCAACGAGGAGGCGGGCGCGTTCGCCGCGGCCGCCGAGGCCCAGCTGACCGGACGGCTCGCGGTGTGCGCGGGCAGCTGCGGCCCCGGAAACACCCACCTGGTGCAGGGTCTTTACGACGCGCACCGCACCGGCGCGTCGGTGCTCGCGCTCGCCTCGCATATCCCGTCCGGCCAGATCGGGACCGGGTTCTTCCAGGAGACCCATCCCGAACGGCTGTTCGTCGATTGCAGCGGTTACTGCGAGCAGATCAGCGGTCCCGCGCAGATGCCGAGGGTGCTGCGGATCGCCATGCAGCACGCGCTGGCCCGCGGCGAGGTGTCGGTGCTGGTGCTGCCTGGCGACGTCGCGCAACTCGAGGCCACCTCGCCCACCGGGACCGGAGCGCCGGTCACCGAGCGCGGGACCGTCGTGCCACCCGAGTCGCAGGTGACGCGGCTCGCCGAACTGATCAACGAAGCAGGAACCGTCACCGTGTTCGCCGGCGCCGGGGTGCGCGGCGCGCATGCCGAGGTGATGGAGCTCGCCGGGACGGTCCAGGCGCCGGTCGGCCACAGCCTGCGCGGCAAGGAATGGATCCAGTACGACAATCCCTACGACGTCGGCATGAGCGGCCTGCTCGGGTACGGCGCCTGCTACCGGGCCATGCAGGACGCGGAGCTGCTGCTCCTGCTGGGCACCGATTTCCCTTACGACTCCTTCCTTCCCCAGGCTCGGACGGTGCAGGTCGACCACGACGCGACCCGGCTGGGCAGGCGCACCCCGCTGGAGCTGGCCGTGCACGGCGACGTCGGGGAGACGCTGCGAGCCGTGCTGCCGCTCCTGCGGCGCAAGACCGACCGGGTGTTCCTGGACCGCATGCTGCGCGACCACTGCAAAGCACTGGAAAACGTCGTCGACGCCTACACCCGCAACGTGGACCGGCACGTTCCCATCCACCCCGAGTACGCCGCGGACATCCTGGACGAGCTGGCCGCGGACGACGCGATCTTCACCGTGGACACCGGTATGTGCAACGTGTGGGCCGCCCGGTATCTCACCCCCAACGGGCGCCGCCGGGTCATCGGCTCGTTCCTGCACGGCACCATGGCGAACGCGTTGCCGCACGCCATCGGCGCGCAGTTCGCCTACCCCGGACGGCAGGTCGTGTCGATGTCCGGCGACGGGGGACTGGGCATGCTGCTCGGTGAACTGCTCACCGTCGCCCTGCACGACCTCCCGGTCAAGATCGTGACCTTCAACAACTCCTCGCTGGGCATGGTCAAACTGGAGATGCTGGTCGACGGCCTGCCCGACTACCAGACGGATCACCGCCAGGTCGACTTCGCCGCCATCGCCCGCGGTGCCGGTCTCCGCTCCGAGCGGGTGACCGACCCGGCCCGGCTGCGCGCGGCCCTCAAGGAAGCGCTGAGTCACGACGGTCCCGCGCTGGTGGACGTCGTGACCGACGCGAACGCCCTGTCCGTCCCGCCGCACATCACCGCCGGGCAGCTCGGCGGCTTCGCCTTGGCCGCGAGCAAAGTCGTCCTCGAAGGCGGAGTCGGCCGGATGATCGACCTCGCCCGCGCCAACCTCCGCAACATCCCGCGGCCGTGA
- a CDS encoding TetR family transcriptional regulator, which translates to MTTEDGGLRERKKRETRLALSQATIRLALEHGLDAVSVEDIAAAANVSDRTFRNYFASKAEAVVAAHVERGRRIGEQLRKRPASEPLWHALTQAVVLQFLPQPGAAAASGGNGAGLRKLLAEPAVQYEVFRAHAAAQDELTAAIADRVGTGADELYPQTVAAVVAAGLGTAMAHWARDPGRPLLSLLDEVFDGIRAGLPEPR; encoded by the coding sequence ATGACGACGGAAGACGGCGGGCTGCGCGAGCGCAAGAAGCGCGAGACCCGGCTCGCGTTGAGCCAGGCGACCATCCGGCTGGCCCTGGAGCACGGGCTGGACGCGGTTTCGGTCGAGGACATCGCGGCGGCGGCGAACGTCTCCGACCGCACCTTCCGCAACTACTTCGCCAGCAAGGCCGAGGCCGTCGTCGCCGCACACGTCGAGCGCGGGCGGCGCATCGGCGAGCAACTGCGGAAACGTCCGGCGAGCGAACCGCTCTGGCACGCGCTCACCCAGGCGGTCGTCCTGCAGTTCTTGCCGCAGCCGGGCGCGGCCGCCGCATCTGGCGGCAACGGGGCGGGACTGCGGAAACTGCTCGCGGAACCCGCCGTCCAGTACGAGGTGTTCCGTGCCCACGCCGCCGCGCAGGACGAACTGACCGCCGCCATCGCCGACCGCGTGGGGACCGGCGCGGACGAGCTGTACCCGCAGACCGTGGCCGCGGTGGTCGCCGCCGGGCTCGGTACGGCGATGGCCCACTGGGCACGCGACCCCGGCCGGCCGCTGCTCTCTCTGCTCGACGAGGTCTTCGACGGGATCCGCGCCGGATTGCCCGAACCTCGCTGA